A stretch of the Argentina anserina chromosome 6, drPotAnse1.1, whole genome shotgun sequence genome encodes the following:
- the LOC126799265 gene encoding uncharacterized protein LOC126799265, with protein sequence MMQLLYTAIFSQMALILTLLFKTPLRKLVILGLDKLKRGKGPVVVKTVGGTVAAVLLASVYNINELRSRTNEAGMLNPTDEVLMSMKMLEISLMGFFLFLSLMIDRLHHYIRELRFLRKAMEAAKKQNQATQEEKNEGHKTLVQENETLRAKVKNLETEHETKEKKAKVAGAEVEALKKQSEGLLLEYDRLLAENQHLRDQLKSIDQSISHSDDKKKT encoded by the exons ATGATGCAGCTACTGTACACCGCGATCTTCAGCCAAATGGCGCTGATTCTGACTCTCCTCTTCAAGACGCCTCTAAGGAAGCTCGTGATTTTGGGCCTCGATAAGCTCAAGCGAGGCAAAGGCCCTGTTGTCGTCAAAACCGTCGGCGGCACCGTCGCCGCTGTGCTCTTGGCCAGCGTCTACAATATCAACGAGCTCAGGAGCCGCACCAACGAGGCCGGCATGCTTAATCCCACCGACGAGGTCCTCATGTCCATGAAAATGCTCGAGATTTCTCTCATGG GgttttttctgtttctttcacTGATGATTGATAGATTGCACCATTACATAAGAGAACTTAGATTTCTGAGGAAGGCCATGGAGGCtgcaaagaaacaaaaccaGGCTACTCAAGAGGAGAAAAACGAGGGCCACAAGACTTTGGTACAAGAGAATGAAACACTGAGGGCAAAAGTTAAGAATCTGGAAACCGAACATGAGACCAAAGAAAAGAAGGCAAAGGTAGCAGGTGCTGAGGTAGAGGCCCTAAAGAAGCAATCTGAGGGACTTCTTCTGGAATATGATCGCCTGCTGGCAGAGAACCAACATCTTCGCGACCAGTTGAAATCAATTGATCAGAGCATATCACACTCTGATGACAAAAAAAAGACGTAA